The sequence below is a genomic window from Armatimonadota bacterium.
TCAAGGAGGAGGTGCGGCGCCGCATCCTGGAGGAGGGCGTCCGCCCCGACGGCCGGGGGCCGCGGGATATCCGGCCGCTGTACATCGCGGTCGGCATCCTGCCCCGGGCGCACGGCTCCGGGCTCTTCCAGCGCGGCCAGACCCAGGTCCTCACCAGCTGCACGCTCGGCACGGGGGAGGACGAGCAGATCCTCGACAACCTGGGGATCCTGGAGCGCAAGCGCTTCATGCACCACTACGTCTTCCCGCCCTTCAGCGTCGGTGAGGTGCGGCCGCTGCGCGGCCCGGGACGGCGGGAGATCGGCCACGGCGCTTTGGCGGAGCGGGCGCTGGAGTGGGTCATCCCCGCGGAAGACGTCTTCCCCTACACCATCCGGCTGGTCTCCGAGGTGCTGGAATCCAACGGCTCCACCTCCATGGCCTCGGTCTGCGGCTCCACCCTGGCGCTGATGGACGCCGGGGTGCCCATCAAGGCGGCCGTGGGCGGGATCGCCATGGGCCTGGTTACCGCGGGGGAGCGGGCGGCCGTGCTCACCGACATCATCGGCATGGAAGACGCCATGGGCGACATGGACTTCAAGGTGGCCGGCACCCGCGACGGCATCACCGCCCTCCAGATGGACATGAAGATCCGGGGGATCTCGCGCGAGCTGCTGGCCCGGGCGCTGGCCCAGGCGCGGGAGGCGCGCCTGGGCATCCTGGACCGCATGGCCGAGGTCCTGCCTGCGCCGCGCACGACGCTCTCCCCGTACGCGCCGCGCATCCTCACCATCGAGATCCACCCCGACAAGATCCGCGAGGTCATCGGCCCGGGCGGCAAGGTGATCAACAAGATCACCGCGGAGACCGGGGCGAAGATCGACATCGAGCAGGACGGGCGCATCCACGTCGCCTCCCCCGACGAGGCGGCGGCGCGGCGGGCCATCCAGATGATCGAGGACATCGTCCGCGAGGTGAAGGTGGGCGAGATCTACCTGGGCCGCGTCACCCGGCTGATGAACTTCGGGGCCTTCGTCGAGGTCCTGCCCGGGAAGGAGGGGCTCGTGCACATCTCCGAGCTGGGCGACGGGCGGGTCGAGCGCGTGGAGGACGTCGTCAAGGTCGGCGACGAGCTGCTGGTGCGCGTCAAGGAGATCGACAACCTGGGGCGCATCAACCTGACCCGGCGCGGCGTGGAGGGCGGGCCGGAGGTCCCTGCCGGGGCGGGGGC
It includes:
- the pnp gene encoding polyribonucleotide nucleotidyltransferase, whose product is MAVTTVRQVELQVGGRTLAFETGLLAQQADGSVVVRYGDSVVLVTATASRQPREGIDFLPLTCDYEERMYAAGKIPGGFFKREGRPGESAILSARLMDRPIRPLFPKGLRNDVQVIATVLSTDQANDPAILAVNGASAALMLSGLPFGGPVGAVRVGLIDGRFVLNPTLRQIEEESDLDLVVAGTADAIIMVEAGAGEVPEETVLEAFDLAHQEIRRIVEIQHRLVELAGKPPRPVTIVPDPDPELVAAVREVALPLVREALTRPEKLAREAALEETEQVVTARLLEQAPERFAGREAEIGPAVEQVIKEEVRRRILEEGVRPDGRGPRDIRPLYIAVGILPRAHGSGLFQRGQTQVLTSCTLGTGEDEQILDNLGILERKRFMHHYVFPPFSVGEVRPLRGPGRREIGHGALAERALEWVIPAEDVFPYTIRLVSEVLESNGSTSMASVCGSTLALMDAGVPIKAAVGGIAMGLVTAGERAAVLTDIIGMEDAMGDMDFKVAGTRDGITALQMDMKIRGISRELLARALAQAREARLGILDRMAEVLPAPRTTLSPYAPRILTIEIHPDKIREVIGPGGKVINKITAETGAKIDIEQDGRIHVASPDEAAARRAIQMIEDIVREVKVGEIYLGRVTRLMNFGAFVEVLPGKEGLVHISELGDGRVERVEDVVKVGDELLVRVKEIDNLGRINLTRRGVEGGPEVPAGAGAAASDRPRGEGGRGGPGGGRGRRRRRGGRGGGQGGGPAGGPGGGRSGGGPGGRAAGSGAGRGPGRTAAGRPAGGGPRSGEGSPPA